The proteins below are encoded in one region of Streptomyces sp. NBC_00490:
- a CDS encoding ABC transporter permease yields the protein MAVEQPLSTPVATPGDQTRIHNIGYRTYDGPRLGRSYATRSLYSQSLRGSYGLGRSVKSKVLPMLLFVVMCVPAAIMVAVAVATKANDLPVDYTRYAIVMQAVISLYIASQAPQSVSRDLRFKTVPLYFSRPIETADYVRAKYAALASAMFILTAAPLVVLYVGALLAKLDFADQTKGFAQGLVSVALLSLLFAGIGLVIASVTPRRGFGIAAVIAVMTISYGAVSTLQAIADAQGSSDAVPWIGLFSPVTLIDGLQTAFLGATSAFPGAVGPSNGEGVVYVLAVLGLIAACYGLLLRRYRKVGL from the coding sequence ATGGCAGTTGAGCAGCCTCTGTCGACACCGGTCGCGACACCGGGTGACCAGACCCGCATCCACAACATCGGCTACCGCACCTATGACGGCCCCCGACTCGGCCGCTCCTACGCCACCCGCTCCCTCTACTCGCAGTCCCTGCGCGGCTCCTACGGCCTCGGCCGGTCGGTGAAGTCCAAGGTGCTGCCGATGCTGCTGTTCGTGGTGATGTGCGTGCCCGCGGCCATCATGGTCGCCGTCGCGGTCGCCACCAAGGCCAACGACCTGCCCGTCGACTACACGCGCTACGCGATCGTCATGCAGGCCGTCATCAGCCTCTACATCGCCTCCCAGGCACCCCAGTCCGTCTCGCGGGACCTGCGCTTCAAGACCGTGCCGCTGTACTTCTCGCGGCCGATCGAGACCGCCGACTACGTCCGCGCGAAGTACGCGGCGCTGGCCTCGGCGATGTTCATCCTCACCGCCGCCCCTCTGGTCGTGCTCTATGTGGGCGCACTGCTGGCCAAGCTGGACTTCGCCGACCAGACCAAGGGATTCGCACAGGGACTGGTCTCGGTGGCACTGCTCTCGCTGCTGTTCGCCGGCATCGGTCTGGTCATCGCCTCGGTCACGCCGCGCCGCGGCTTCGGCATCGCGGCCGTGATCGCCGTCATGACGATCTCCTACGGAGCGGTCTCCACGCTCCAGGCCATCGCCGACGCCCAGGGCAGCTCGGACGCCGTCCCGTGGATCGGCCTGTTCTCCCCGGTCACCCTCATCGACGGACTGCAGACCGCGTTCCTCGGCGCGACCTCGGCCTTCCCCGGCGCGGTAGGTCCTTCGAACGGCGAGGGCGTGGTCTACGTCCTGGCCGTCCTCGGCCTCATCGCCGCCTGCTACGGCCTGCTGCTGCGCCGCTACCGAAAGGTCGGACTGTGA
- a CDS encoding ABC transporter ATP-binding protein: protein MIATESLSKRFPRVTALDRLSVDVGPGVTGLVGANGAGKSTLIKILLGLSPATEGRAEVLGLDVATKGGAIRERVGYMPEHDCLPPDVSATEFVVHMARMSGLPPAAARERTADTLRHVGLYEERYRPIGGYSTGMKQRVKLAQALVHDPQLVFLDEPTNGLDPVGRDDMLGLIRRIYTDFGISVLVTSHLLGELERTCDHVVVVDGGKLLRSSSTTDFTQTTTTLAIEVTDTDAHPDGTRAVREALHARGVEVLDANSALPGAGHILLLTAQGEETYDVVRDAVADLGLGLVRMEQRRHHISEVFTDDQDTSEQRKEAVGHGS from the coding sequence GTGATCGCGACCGAAAGCCTGAGCAAGCGGTTCCCCCGGGTGACCGCGCTTGACCGGCTCTCCGTCGACGTCGGGCCCGGTGTGACCGGACTCGTCGGAGCAAACGGAGCCGGCAAGTCCACACTGATCAAGATCCTGCTGGGTCTGTCCCCCGCCACGGAGGGCCGTGCCGAAGTGCTCGGACTCGACGTCGCCACCAAGGGCGGCGCCATTCGTGAGCGCGTGGGGTACATGCCGGAGCACGACTGTCTGCCGCCCGACGTCTCGGCGACCGAGTTCGTCGTCCACATGGCGCGCATGTCCGGCCTGCCGCCCGCCGCCGCGCGCGAACGCACCGCCGACACGCTGCGCCACGTCGGGCTGTACGAGGAGCGGTACCGCCCCATCGGCGGCTACTCCACCGGCATGAAGCAGCGCGTGAAGCTGGCCCAGGCCCTGGTCCACGACCCGCAGCTGGTCTTCCTGGACGAGCCGACCAACGGCCTCGACCCGGTCGGCCGCGACGACATGCTGGGCCTGATCCGGCGTATCTACACCGACTTCGGCATCTCGGTCCTGGTCACCTCGCACCTGCTGGGCGAACTGGAACGCACCTGCGACCACGTCGTCGTCGTGGACGGCGGCAAGCTGCTGCGCTCCAGCTCCACCACCGACTTCACCCAGACCACGACCACCCTGGCGATCGAGGTCACCGACACCGACGCGCACCCCGACGGCACCCGCGCGGTACGAGAAGCGCTCCACGCGCGCGGGGTGGAAGTCCTCGACGCGAACAGCGCCCTGCCGGGCGCCGGCCACATCCTGCTGCTGACCGCACAGGGCGAGGAGACGTACGACGTCGTCCGGGACGCGGTCGCCGACCTCGGCCTCGGCCTGGTCCGCATGGAGCAGCGCCGGCATCACATCTCCGAGGTCTTTACCGACGACCAGGACACCAGCGAGCAGCGGAAGGAGGCCGTCGGCCATGGCAGTTGA
- a CDS encoding M24 family metallopeptidase has product MTTAVTDERAAELRGFRKVQRLAYECAEAVAARLEPGVTEREAARMQREWLGERGVRDWFHLPFAWFGDRTAFVNFRVPLQFFPTNRRLEPGMPFILDMAPVHEGFTADIGYSGSLGVNPVQDKLMDDLRAHRELILSKVRERRSLREIYQDVDRLMVRQGYANRHRAYPFGVIAHKVDRVRERRWSPKVFGFGTQSLKGLAADALHGHREGWSPLWSPYRFSDHPPRPGLWAVEPHLGFRGTGAKFEEILVVTDSKDPGQSAFWLDDDLPHVRRWTEGE; this is encoded by the coding sequence ATGACGACGGCAGTGACAGACGAACGGGCCGCTGAGCTGCGCGGGTTCAGAAAGGTCCAGCGGCTGGCGTACGAGTGCGCCGAGGCCGTCGCGGCCCGCCTCGAGCCGGGGGTGACCGAGCGTGAGGCGGCGCGGATGCAGCGCGAGTGGCTGGGCGAGCGCGGGGTGCGGGACTGGTTCCATCTGCCCTTCGCCTGGTTCGGGGACCGCACGGCGTTCGTGAACTTCCGCGTCCCGCTGCAGTTCTTCCCCACGAACCGCAGGCTGGAGCCGGGCATGCCGTTCATCCTGGACATGGCCCCGGTCCACGAGGGCTTCACGGCGGACATCGGCTACTCGGGCTCGCTGGGCGTCAACCCGGTGCAGGACAAGCTGATGGACGACCTCCGGGCGCATCGCGAGCTGATCCTCTCCAAGGTGCGGGAGCGGCGGTCGCTGCGCGAGATCTACCAGGACGTCGACCGCCTCATGGTCCGCCAGGGCTACGCCAACCGGCACCGCGCGTATCCCTTCGGGGTGATCGCGCACAAGGTGGACCGGGTGCGGGAGCGCCGCTGGTCGCCGAAGGTCTTCGGCTTCGGCACCCAGTCCCTCAAGGGCCTGGCGGCCGACGCGCTGCACGGACATCGCGAGGGCTGGTCGCCGCTGTGGTCGCCGTACCGCTTCTCCGACCATCCGCCGCGGCCGGGTCTGTGGGCGGTCGAACCCCACCTCGGTTTCCGGGGCACGGGCGCGAAGTTCGAGGAGATCCTCGTCGTCACCGACTCCAAGGACCCCGGACAGAGCGCCTTCTGGCTGGACGACGATCTGCCGCACGTGCGGCGCTGGACGGAGGGGGAGTGA
- a CDS encoding SDR family oxidoreductase gives MTLEGARERRVRTGGIELCVAELGDPSWPTVVLVHGYPDSKEVWSRVAARLSDRFHVVLYDVRGHGRSSAPQPLRGGFTLEKLTDDFLAVVDAVSPDRPVHLVGHDWGSVQGWEFTTVRRTEGRIASFTSMSGPSLDHFGHWINGRIKRPTPRRVGQLLGQGAKSWYVYALHTPVLPELAWRGPLGKAWPRLLERVERVPGDGYPTSSLPTDAAHGAWLYRDNVRPRLRRPRPDAYAHAPVQLITPLGDAFLSEWLYDQLEQWVPQLTRRTLQARHWIPRSRPDQLASWITEFVTSVEGGRPEAVTVTGKYADRFGGQLVLVTGAGSGIGRATAYAFAESGARVIAVDRDAEGATRTAEMSRLIGSPEAWAETVDVSDEQAMEKLAAKVAAEYGVVDVLVNNAGIGLGGSFFDTSPADWKKVLDVNLWGVIHGCRLFGRQMAERGQGGHIVNTASAAAYQPSKALPAYSTSKAAVLMLSECLRAELAGQGIGVSAICPGFVNTNITSTARFAGVDADEEKRRQKRTARLYGLRNYPPEKVADAILRAVVRNEAVVPVTPEARGARLLARVSPRALRAIARLEPPL, from the coding sequence GTGACTCTTGAAGGTGCGCGCGAGCGCCGGGTGCGGACCGGCGGTATCGAGCTGTGTGTCGCCGAGCTGGGGGACCCGTCGTGGCCGACGGTCGTCCTGGTGCACGGCTATCCGGACAGCAAGGAGGTGTGGTCGCGGGTCGCGGCACGGCTGTCGGACCGCTTTCACGTCGTCCTCTACGACGTCCGGGGCCACGGCCGCTCGTCGGCGCCGCAGCCGCTGCGCGGCGGGTTCACCCTGGAGAAGCTGACGGACGACTTCCTGGCTGTCGTGGACGCGGTCAGCCCGGACCGGCCGGTGCATCTGGTGGGCCACGACTGGGGTTCGGTCCAGGGCTGGGAGTTCACCACGGTCCGGCGCACCGAGGGCCGGATCGCCTCCTTCACCTCGATGTCCGGGCCGTCCCTGGACCACTTCGGGCACTGGATCAACGGCCGGATCAAGCGCCCCACCCCACGCCGCGTCGGCCAGCTCCTCGGCCAGGGCGCCAAGTCCTGGTACGTGTACGCGCTGCACACGCCCGTGCTGCCCGAACTGGCCTGGCGCGGCCCGCTCGGCAAGGCCTGGCCGCGCCTCCTGGAGCGCGTCGAGCGGGTCCCCGGCGACGGCTACCCGACCTCCTCGCTGCCGACGGACGCGGCCCACGGGGCGTGGCTGTACCGGGACAACGTCCGCCCCCGTCTGCGCAGACCACGCCCGGACGCGTACGCCCACGCGCCCGTGCAGCTCATCACGCCGCTCGGCGACGCGTTCCTGTCGGAGTGGCTCTACGACCAACTGGAGCAGTGGGTCCCGCAGTTGACCCGGCGCACCCTCCAGGCACGGCACTGGATACCGCGCTCACGGCCCGACCAACTGGCCTCCTGGATCACGGAGTTCGTCACCTCTGTGGAAGGCGGGCGCCCCGAAGCGGTGACGGTCACCGGCAAGTACGCCGACCGCTTCGGCGGGCAGCTCGTGCTCGTCACGGGTGCCGGCAGCGGCATCGGGCGGGCCACCGCCTACGCGTTCGCGGAATCCGGCGCACGCGTGATCGCCGTGGACCGGGACGCCGAAGGCGCGACCCGTACCGCCGAGATGTCCCGGCTGATCGGCTCCCCCGAGGCCTGGGCGGAGACCGTCGACGTCTCCGACGAGCAGGCCATGGAGAAACTCGCCGCGAAGGTCGCCGCCGAGTACGGCGTGGTGGACGTCCTGGTGAACAACGCCGGGATCGGCCTGGGCGGCTCCTTCTTCGACACCAGCCCCGCGGACTGGAAGAAGGTCCTCGACGTCAACCTGTGGGGCGTCATCCACGGCTGCCGGCTGTTCGGCAGGCAGATGGCCGAGCGCGGACAGGGCGGCCACATCGTCAACACCGCGTCGGCGGCCGCCTATCAGCCCTCCAAGGCGCTGCCCGCCTACAGCACCTCCAAGGCGGCGGTGCTGATGCTCAGCGAGTGCCTGCGCGCGGAGCTGGCCGGACAGGGGATCGGGGTGAGCGCGATCTGCCCCGGCTTCGTCAACACCAACATCACCTCGACCGCACGCTTCGCCGGGGTGGACGCCGACGAGGAGAAGCGGCGCCAGAAGCGGACCGCGCGGCTGTACGGACTGCGGAACTACCCGCCGGAGAAGGTCGCCGACGCGATCCTGCGGGCAGTCGTGCGCAACGAGGCGGTGGTACCGGTGACACCCGAGGCCCGCGGCGCGCGCCTGCTGGCCCGGGTCTCACCGCGCGCGCTGCGGGCGATCGCGCGGCTGGAGCCACCGCTGTGA
- a CDS encoding MerR family transcriptional regulator, with protein sequence MSDVPALRIEDLAHLSGATVRTIRAYQDRGLLPRPERHGRANLYSDAHLVRLRQIADLLDRGYTLASIKELLEAWDTGRGLGGVLGLVAEVDGPWSDEAAVRISRAELEERFGGTPDDAAIADAVELGVLEPVPGDTDCFLVPSPQELAVAVELHATGVPLSAISGHLRELRGQVEHIAARFLEFTTEHVFARYLEGPHRPTDADAAEAASLVRRLRPLAQQTVEAELARAMRLLAVRHLRQHLDSGMGPPEQISSRSVPLPEETMRAVEGLVGAEGVAEFIALAAEREVRARGLDALTSKRRPPADLDELG encoded by the coding sequence GTGAGTGACGTACCGGCGCTCCGGATCGAGGACCTCGCCCACCTGAGCGGCGCCACCGTCCGCACCATCCGCGCCTACCAGGACCGCGGCCTGCTCCCCCGCCCCGAGCGCCACGGCCGCGCCAACCTCTACTCCGACGCCCACCTCGTCCGCCTGCGCCAGATAGCCGATCTCCTCGACCGCGGCTACACCCTGGCCTCCATCAAGGAGCTCCTGGAGGCCTGGGACACCGGGCGCGGCCTCGGCGGCGTGCTCGGGCTGGTCGCCGAGGTCGACGGACCGTGGAGCGACGAGGCGGCGGTCCGGATCTCGCGCGCCGAGCTGGAGGAGCGGTTCGGCGGCACTCCCGACGACGCGGCCATCGCCGACGCCGTGGAGCTCGGTGTGCTGGAGCCGGTGCCCGGCGACACGGACTGCTTCCTCGTGCCGAGCCCCCAAGAGCTGGCCGTGGCCGTCGAGTTGCACGCGACGGGAGTGCCGCTGTCGGCCATCTCCGGCCATCTAAGGGAGTTGAGGGGTCAGGTCGAGCACATCGCCGCCCGTTTCCTGGAGTTCACCACCGAGCACGTCTTCGCCCGCTACCTCGAGGGACCGCACCGTCCGACCGACGCCGACGCGGCCGAAGCGGCCTCTCTCGTACGCCGGCTGCGGCCGCTCGCCCAGCAAACCGTGGAAGCGGAACTCGCCCGTGCGATGAGGCTGTTGGCGGTCCGGCATCTTCGCCAGCACCTGGACTCGGGCATGGGGCCGCCGGAGCAAATTTCGTCACGCTCTGTGCCACTGCCCGAGGAGACAATGCGGGCGGTGGAGGGGCTGGTTGGTGCGGAGGGTGTGGCGGAGTTCATCGCGCTGGCGGCTGAACGGGAGGTGCGGGCAAGGGGGTTGGACGCGCTCACGTCAAAGCGACGGCCCCCAGCAGATCTTGACGAACTGGGCTGA
- a CDS encoding RNA 2'-phosphotransferase, producing the protein MDERRTVKVSKYLSKHLRHQPERIGLVLDEAGWVEIDVLIAAAAAHGFRFTREELDHVVAANDKKRFAIEGARIRASQGHSIEVDLGLPPATPPPYLYHGTVDRYLDAIRAEGLRPMNRHDVHLSPDRETATRVGARRGRPVVLSVDTGAMHRDGHVFHVSANGVWLTKAVPPEYLRFPAPH; encoded by the coding sequence ATGGACGAAAGACGCACCGTGAAGGTGTCGAAGTACCTCTCGAAACACCTGCGCCACCAACCCGAGCGGATCGGCCTCGTCCTCGACGAGGCCGGATGGGTCGAGATCGACGTACTGATCGCCGCCGCCGCGGCGCACGGCTTCCGGTTCACCCGCGAGGAACTGGACCATGTGGTCGCCGCCAACGACAAGAAGCGCTTCGCGATCGAAGGCGCCCGGATCCGCGCCAGCCAGGGCCACAGCATCGAGGTGGACCTCGGACTGCCCCCGGCGACCCCACCGCCGTACCTCTACCACGGCACCGTGGACCGCTACCTGGACGCGATCCGCGCCGAGGGCCTCCGCCCCATGAACCGGCACGACGTGCACCTCTCACCCGACCGTGAGACGGCGACCCGGGTCGGCGCCCGCCGCGGCCGGCCCGTGGTGCTCTCCGTGGACACGGGCGCGATGCACCGCGACGGCCACGTCTTTCACGTCAGCGCGAACGGGGTGTGGCTGACGAAGGCGGTGCCGCCGGAGTACCTGAGATTTCCCGCGCCTCACTGA
- a CDS encoding LLM class flavin-dependent oxidoreductase, whose translation MSLRLSTVILPYRRWHEGSREAWQRAEQLGFHTAYTYDHLSWRTFRDGPWFGAVPTLTAAAAVTDHLRLGTLVTSPNFRHPVTLAKELISLDDISGGRVTLGIGAGGTGFDATALGQEPWTPRERADRLAEFVPLLDRLLTEASVSYEGDFYSAHEARNIPGCVQRPRLPFAVAATGPRGLRLAARHGQAWVTTGDPKLYENGTPEQSIQAIRGQVDKLADACAEIGRDVTGLDKILLTGFTPDRARPLQSLDAFVDFAGRHRELGFTEIVVHWPIADSDFAADEKVFEQIAMEAPAQLGRGDGA comes from the coding sequence ATGAGTCTGCGTCTGAGCACCGTGATCCTCCCGTACCGCCGCTGGCACGAGGGGAGTCGTGAGGCATGGCAGCGCGCGGAGCAGCTCGGCTTCCACACCGCGTACACCTACGACCATCTGTCCTGGCGCACCTTCCGGGACGGCCCGTGGTTCGGTGCCGTGCCGACACTGACCGCCGCGGCGGCCGTCACCGACCATCTGCGGCTGGGCACCCTGGTGACCTCACCGAACTTCCGGCACCCGGTCACCCTCGCCAAGGAACTGATCTCCCTCGACGACATCTCCGGCGGCCGGGTCACCCTCGGCATCGGCGCGGGCGGCACCGGCTTCGACGCCACGGCCCTCGGCCAGGAGCCGTGGACACCGCGCGAGCGTGCCGACCGGCTCGCGGAGTTCGTCCCGCTGCTGGACCGGCTGCTGACCGAGGCTTCGGTGTCCTACGAAGGCGACTTCTACTCGGCGCACGAGGCGCGGAACATCCCGGGCTGTGTGCAGCGGCCCCGGCTGCCCTTCGCGGTCGCGGCCACCGGTCCGCGCGGGCTGCGGCTCGCCGCCCGTCACGGGCAGGCGTGGGTGACCACCGGCGACCCGAAGCTGTACGAGAACGGCACTCCTGAACAGTCGATTCAAGCCATTCGCGGACAGGTCGACAAGCTCGCCGACGCATGTGCGGAGATCGGCCGTGATGTGACCGGGCTCGACAAGATCCTGCTCACCGGATTCACCCCGGACCGCGCCCGGCCGCTGCAGTCGCTCGACGCGTTCGTCGACTTCGCGGGACGGCACCGGGAGTTGGGCTTCACGGAGATCGTCGTCCACTGGCCGATCGCCGACTCGGACTTCGCCGCGGACGAGAAGGTCTTCGAGCAGATCGCCATGGAGGCCCCGGCACAGCTGGGCCGGGGCGACGGAGCGTGA
- a CDS encoding Cof-type HAD-IIB family hydrolase: protein MTSATRQPETPASTVPPRLIATDLDGTLLRDDKSVSPRTVAALAAAEEAGIEVFFVTGRPARWMDVVSDHVHGHGLAICGNGAAVVDLHGGPGAHRFVKVRELARDNALDAVKLLREAAPGTVYAVEQTYGFHQEPDYPKLHMEIPDELQPAEKLLAPDGPGADEPVLKILAFHPTIDPDAFLTLARLAIGERANVTRSSPSALLEISGPGVSKASTLALCCAERGISHEEVVAFGDMPNDVEMLTWAGQSYAMGNAHPDVIAAASGRTVANNEDGVAVVIEQLLARR from the coding sequence GTGACCTCAGCGACTCGACAGCCCGAGACCCCGGCCTCCACGGTCCCGCCGCGCCTGATAGCCACCGACCTCGACGGCACCCTGCTGCGCGACGACAAGTCCGTCTCCCCGCGCACGGTCGCCGCCCTCGCCGCCGCCGAGGAGGCGGGCATCGAGGTCTTCTTCGTCACCGGCCGCCCCGCCCGCTGGATGGACGTCGTCAGCGACCACGTCCACGGGCACGGCCTGGCGATCTGCGGCAACGGCGCCGCGGTGGTCGACCTGCACGGCGGCCCCGGCGCCCACCGGTTCGTCAAGGTGCGGGAGCTGGCGCGGGACAACGCGCTGGACGCCGTAAAGCTGCTGCGGGAGGCGGCGCCGGGCACGGTGTACGCGGTGGAGCAGACGTACGGCTTCCATCAGGAGCCGGACTATCCGAAGCTGCACATGGAGATTCCCGACGAACTCCAGCCGGCCGAGAAGCTGCTCGCGCCGGACGGTCCCGGGGCCGACGAACCGGTCCTCAAGATCCTCGCCTTCCACCCCACGATCGACCCGGACGCCTTCCTCACCCTCGCCCGTCTCGCCATCGGCGAGCGCGCCAACGTCACCCGCTCCAGCCCCAGCGCCCTGCTGGAGATCAGCGGCCCCGGCGTCTCCAAGGCCAGCACGCTCGCCCTGTGCTGCGCCGAACGCGGTATCTCCCACGAGGAGGTCGTCGCGTTCGGGGACATGCCGAACGACGTGGAGATGCTGACCTGGGCAGGTCAGTCGTACGCGATGGGCAACGCCCACCCCGACGTGATCGCCGCGGCCTCCGGACGGACGGTGGCGAACAACGAGGACGGCGTGGCGGTCGTGATCGAGCAGCTGCTGGCGCGGCGCTAA
- a CDS encoding murein hydrolase activator EnvC family protein → MRLPWRHPLLVPVVLCALAVLAARPTDAAEKRRDGTDPGISSQVARLYEDAAVATQQYEKGRQEAEVQRAQAQRLEALLDRERRDIAVLHEDLGRIARTQYRDGGGLPLTAQILLAGSPEELMRGQQVFSQANLAVNNSIEKSRRAEERLAKDEAKAVAAWQSLEKRKAELAALKTDIEQKLEEARGQLQGQADASVAAGACRGAVRLDQPPTQVVGGWVAPVETYALSAGFGSGGSRWANRHTGQDFAVPIGTPVRSVGAGRVVKVSCGGPFGIEIVIEQAGGYYTQYAHLAAVTVDQGDQVVPGQWIGQSGTSGNSTGPHLHFEVRVTSELGSAVDPVPWLAARGVPLG, encoded by the coding sequence ATGCGACTGCCCTGGCGCCATCCCCTGCTCGTCCCGGTCGTCCTGTGCGCGCTCGCCGTGCTCGCGGCCCGCCCCACCGACGCGGCGGAGAAGAGGCGCGACGGCACTGACCCCGGGATCAGTTCCCAGGTGGCTCGGCTGTACGAGGACGCGGCCGTGGCGACACAGCAGTACGAGAAGGGGCGGCAGGAGGCGGAGGTACAGCGCGCCCAGGCACAGCGGCTCGAGGCGCTGCTCGACCGGGAGCGGCGGGACATCGCCGTCCTGCACGAGGACCTGGGCCGGATCGCCCGCACCCAGTACCGCGACGGCGGCGGCCTTCCGCTCACCGCGCAGATCCTCCTCGCCGGCAGTCCCGAGGAGCTGATGCGCGGTCAGCAGGTCTTCTCCCAGGCGAATCTGGCCGTGAACAACTCCATCGAGAAGAGCCGGCGTGCCGAGGAGCGGCTCGCGAAGGACGAGGCGAAGGCCGTGGCGGCGTGGCAGTCGCTGGAGAAGCGGAAGGCGGAACTCGCCGCTCTGAAGACGGACATCGAGCAGAAGCTCGAAGAAGCGCGCGGGCAGTTGCAGGGCCAGGCGGACGCGTCGGTCGCCGCGGGTGCCTGCCGGGGTGCCGTCCGGCTGGACCAGCCTCCGACGCAGGTCGTGGGCGGCTGGGTCGCGCCGGTGGAGACGTACGCACTGTCCGCGGGCTTCGGCAGCGGCGGCTCGCGGTGGGCGAACCGGCACACCGGGCAGGACTTCGCGGTGCCGATCGGCACGCCCGTACGGTCGGTCGGCGCGGGCCGGGTGGTGAAGGTGTCCTGCGGGGGCCCGTTCGGCATCGAGATCGTGATCGAGCAGGCGGGCGGCTACTACACGCAGTACGCCCACCTCGCCGCCGTCACCGTCGACCAGGGGGACCAGGTGGTGCCGGGGCAGTGGATCGGCCAGTCGGGGACCAGCGGCAACTCCACCGGGCCCCACCTGCACTTCGAGGTCCGGGTCACGTCCGAGCTGGGGTCGGCGGTGGACCCGGTGCCGTGGCTGGCGGCACGCGGCGTCCCCCTCGGTTAG
- a CDS encoding sensor histidine kinase: MSEASSPGPPPPTLPAELAARVPQLLEAMRSVGSGLELHSTLERICETAAALTEARYAAIGVLDEDGRGLADFVFHGVDEATARRIGRLPDGHRGLLGALILPQSQLRSTGGTPIPEPVRLTDLTRDPRSCGFPEHHPWMHGFLGLPIRVQGEIFGNLYLTEKRDDGPFNDDDLDMVRVLATEAGIAIGNARLYEAAQQRERWIDGSVAVTTALLSGGDVDDALQVVAEQTRRLSGATAGIVLLPADEGGLEVAAVAADQPSNVLGTVVPPENKVVAELLDGQAVFMDDAAADPRMTSTLACDYGPTMMLPLHSDGRVLGALVTPRARGERPFTETERTLAVQFASQAALALMMAGAQRDRERLAVYEDRDRIARDLHDLVIQRLFATGMMLESAQRTTVVPDVREGVGKAVDALDVTIQEIRTAIFALQQGPAEKPAGLRTCVLREINTAAVPLGFRPSHRFVGPVDALVGDLTGKNLIAALREALSNAFRHAKACRIDVVVDATVPLPGGRKGVRLSVADDGVGIPEGGRRSGLKNLKRRAESLGGDSRHGPGIGKDGGGTTVVWEAPLD, translated from the coding sequence ATGTCCGAAGCGTCGTCTCCCGGTCCCCCGCCCCCGACTCTCCCGGCCGAACTGGCCGCGCGGGTGCCGCAGTTGCTGGAGGCGATGCGTTCGGTCGGCAGCGGCCTCGAGCTGCACTCCACGCTGGAACGGATCTGCGAGACCGCGGCCGCGCTCACGGAGGCCCGGTACGCGGCCATCGGCGTCCTCGACGAGGACGGCCGGGGGCTGGCCGACTTCGTCTTCCACGGCGTGGACGAGGCGACCGCCCGGCGTATCGGACGGCTGCCGGACGGGCATCGGGGGCTGCTCGGCGCGCTCATCCTCCCCCAGTCTCAACTTCGTTCGACCGGGGGCACCCCCATCCCGGAGCCGGTCCGGCTCACGGACCTCACCCGGGATCCGCGCTCCTGCGGCTTTCCCGAGCACCACCCCTGGATGCACGGCTTCCTCGGCCTCCCGATCCGGGTCCAGGGCGAGATCTTCGGGAACCTGTACCTGACGGAGAAGCGCGACGACGGGCCCTTCAACGACGACGACCTCGACATGGTCCGGGTGCTCGCCACGGAGGCCGGCATCGCCATCGGCAACGCCCGGCTGTACGAGGCCGCCCAACAGCGTGAGCGGTGGATCGACGGCTCGGTCGCCGTCACCACCGCCCTGCTGTCGGGCGGGGATGTCGACGACGCCCTCCAGGTCGTCGCGGAGCAGACCCGACGGCTGTCGGGAGCGACAGCCGGGATCGTGCTGCTGCCCGCCGACGAGGGCGGCCTGGAGGTCGCCGCGGTGGCCGCGGACCAGCCGTCGAACGTCCTGGGCACGGTCGTCCCGCCGGAGAACAAGGTCGTCGCCGAACTCCTCGACGGACAGGCCGTGTTCATGGACGACGCGGCCGCCGACCCTCGTATGACCTCCACACTCGCGTGCGACTACGGGCCGACCATGATGCTGCCCCTGCACAGCGACGGCCGTGTCCTGGGCGCTCTCGTCACCCCTCGCGCGCGGGGGGAGCGGCCGTTCACGGAGACGGAACGCACCCTCGCGGTCCAGTTCGCCTCGCAGGCCGCCCTCGCGCTGATGATGGCCGGCGCGCAGCGCGACCGGGAACGGCTCGCGGTCTACGAGGACCGCGACCGTATCGCCCGTGACCTGCACGACCTTGTCATCCAGCGGCTGTTCGCCACCGGCATGATGCTGGAGAGCGCGCAGCGCACGACGGTCGTGCCCGATGTGCGCGAGGGTGTCGGCAAGGCCGTCGACGCCCTCGACGTCACCATCCAGGAGATCCGCACCGCGATCTTCGCGCTGCAACAGGGACCCGCCGAGAAGCCCGCGGGACTGCGCACGTGCGTGCTGCGGGAGATCAACACCGCCGCCGTGCCGCTCGGCTTCAGGCCCTCCCACCGCTTCGTCGGCCCGGTCGACGCCCTCGTCGGCGATCTCACCGGCAAGAACCTCATCGCGGCCCTGCGTGAGGCCCTCTCCAACGCCTTCCGGCACGCCAAGGCCTGTCGTATCGACGTCGTCGTCGACGCGACCGTGCCCCTGCCGGGCGGACGGAAGGGCGTACGCCTGAGCGTCGCGGACGACGGCGTCGGCATCCCCGAGGGCGGTCGGCGCAGCGGCCTGAAGAACCTCAAGAGGCGCGCCGAGTCGCTGGGCGGCGACAGCCGGCACGGGCCGGGCATCGGGAAGGACGGCGGCGGCACGACGGTGGTGTGGGAGGCACCGCTCGACTGA